In one Spirosoma rigui genomic region, the following are encoded:
- a CDS encoding 4-oxalomesaconate tautomerase yields MQFRGGSSKGLFFQAADLPTDAPERNRLILAAMEGVGCGDPRQIDGLGGATSLTSKVAIVGRSAPAGSGSPPADLDYLFLQVVVGAGRVSTDQTCGNLLAAVLPFAIESGLLPAGGPTTTARINMVNTGGICEVTVQTPGGVTEYAGSAAVGYAKVDGVPGTGAPILCHYLDIAGSTCGTLLPTGQTRDRVAGVEVTCLDNGMPEIVIRAADVGLTGYESPAELEANEPLKHTLEHIRLAAGLLMNLGDVTTKTVPKLCLIAPPRAGGLVSTRTFIPHRVHEAIGVLGAISTATACLLPGSVADGIAVLPEDSESGYSVEHPTGEFTVRLEQSNTQGARQIGKSGVVRTARLLSRGEVLLPVVD; encoded by the coding sequence ATGCAGTTTCGCGGAGGCTCCTCGAAAGGGCTGTTCTTCCAAGCTGCCGATCTACCCACCGATGCACCTGAGCGCAACCGCCTGATTCTGGCCGCTATGGAAGGAGTCGGCTGTGGCGATCCGCGTCAAATCGACGGGCTGGGGGGTGCCACGTCATTGACCAGTAAAGTTGCCATCGTCGGCCGGTCCGCCCCCGCGGGTAGCGGATCACCGCCGGCTGACCTGGACTATCTGTTTTTGCAGGTCGTTGTCGGAGCCGGGCGGGTATCGACCGATCAGACCTGTGGCAACCTGCTGGCGGCTGTGCTACCCTTCGCTATTGAGTCCGGCCTGCTTCCGGCGGGCGGCCCAACCACAACGGCCCGCATCAACATGGTCAATACGGGCGGCATCTGCGAGGTGACAGTACAAACGCCCGGTGGTGTAACTGAGTACGCGGGTAGTGCTGCCGTGGGCTACGCGAAAGTCGATGGCGTTCCGGGAACGGGCGCGCCCATCCTCTGCCACTACCTCGACATTGCCGGGTCGACCTGCGGAACGCTGTTACCCACGGGCCAAACGCGGGACCGAGTGGCCGGCGTTGAAGTAACCTGCCTCGACAACGGGATGCCGGAGATAGTCATCCGGGCCGCCGACGTGGGCCTTACCGGCTATGAATCACCCGCCGAACTCGAAGCCAACGAGCCGCTGAAGCACACCCTCGAACACATCCGGCTCGCGGCTGGTCTGCTGATGAACCTGGGCGATGTGACAACGAAAACAGTACCGAAGCTGTGTTTAATTGCGCCCCCGCGCGCGGGTGGTCTGGTCAGCACCCGAACGTTCATTCCGCACCGGGTTCACGAAGCCATTGGCGTACTGGGGGCCATTTCGACCGCTACGGCCTGCCTGCTACCCGGCTCCGTTGCCGACGGAATCGCTGTTTTGCCCGAAGACTCCGAATCCGGTTACTCCGTAGAACATCCCACGGGCGAATTTACCGTTCGACTGGAGCAGTCCAACACGCAGGGAGCAAGGCAGATCGGGAAGTCGGGGGTTGTTCGCACAGCACGGTTACTCAGCCGGGGCGAAGTGCTGCTACCCGTAGTGGACTGA